DNA from Kwoniella dejecticola CBS 10117 chromosome 1, complete sequence:
GAGAGTGTGAAACCTTTTATTGACAAAGTCATTGAGGACGTCATGGACGCGTTGAAGGATGAACCtgaaattgatcaagagAGAGTGGGTTCAATTTCAATATGAAGGTGCTGCCACCAGCTGATGACTCGAGGCGACTGCAGATAGTTGCCGGTGTTCAGATTTACTGGACTCGACTATCCGTGAGCTTGCTGAATTGACTTTGCAAGCGAATAATTAATTCACTGATCACGACTCGACAGAAACGGTACAGCGAGCAGCTGCATAGAAAACGAGGTGAAATTCATCGAGATGAGCTATCGAGGCGAAAGCAGAATTCCTATAGACGTCAACAATCTGTAAGCTTCCTTTGATTGATTTGTATGTCGCCCGAGCTAACACAATCTTGCAGCTCCTGGCCCGTCGTTTAGCAGCTTTCGATTCCTCTCCACTGAATATCTGCCGACTGCGCGCGTTGTACCGTACACTCCTCACGATAGACTTTGCTGCCCCGACTCAAGATTCGCCAGATCTCAAGCGGGAGTACACAGAGGACGAGTGGAAGGCTTACCGAAAATTGGCGTGTGGCCGTCGAGCTGCGGAGGCACACGAGGTCATTGATCAACATTGGATCAGCCCCATGGTGAGTACCTTCTGAAGGAAAGGCTTCTGTCTTCAGCGACGGTCGTATAGGTACATCAAGGCTCGCCGATTGACGTGTGAATGTTGGCTGCTAGGTGCGAAAGCTGTTAATGATCCTCGATGTCTATTGGGCGGATATGAATGCTCGAGCGCGAAAAAAGGGAAGACCCAAACAACCTAATCCTActttccaccttcctccgcaCTTATGGGACAAATCCACCCTGCCCACCCTGCGACCGAAGGACGCCACAGGTCTCCCAGTGGCCGGTGCCGCGGGTATAGTCTTATTCAAATTTCACGTGGATGAGCAGGTGCAGAGGGATAATCCAGAATGGGCTAAAGGGCTATACGATAATCCGCCGATCTCAGAAGACAATAGTCGTCTCCCAACTCTGACAGAAGTGATGGCCTTGAATATATATGCTCCGTTGAAGGCACCCCTCATGGAAGCGAGGAAAAAAGCCGATCCTGATGCCATCCCGCTGAATCAGGTGGAAGAGATCCTTAGTCGACCTGAAAAGTCGCCTACACCTCCGCCAGTCTcgcaagaaggtcaagagTCTACTACTCTCCCTACCGACGCCAACGCCAATGCCAACGCCGCGAATATCGAAAACGGCGAGTATGCCACCTTATTAGCGCTGAACCGACTCGAGAAGATATCCCCTGTGCCCATGGGCGGCATGGACGTCGGGATTGCACTCAACAGTAATATGGATGTCGATACTGCGTCATCTCTCCCTGGGCTTGCATCAAATGCTTCCCATCTTAATCTCGATGAGAACGCAAACGCAGATCCAAATGCGAACggaaagggcaagaagaacaagaggaaaggaAATACGAGTACCTTCCCTCCTGGGACGGAAGACCTATTCATCATACCTGCCACCTCGAATATCCTGGGAAATTTGACGGCAGTGAACGAACCTATTCCTGGACCCTCGGCTGGATCTTCCTGGCGAGCCAGAAAATTAGGGAAGAGACTTGCATCTGAAGTTCCGGGAGGAGCGGCTACACCAGTACCGAAACGAAGCAAACATAGATCGACTCAGATCCGTGACCCGACTCAGATggaattggaggaatcgGTCTTAGGAATGGAAGGTCAATATATTAATCATTTGGACGATTCTGTCATCTTAcctcaagaccaagaagtTGAAAATGCAGAACCaggtgaggatgagggtgaggatgaagaggatgaaaaggtCAGAGAGGAAGTTCAGGGTGATGCAGCGTTCTTAGATACTTTGTAATGGACTATTCTGCTCCGTAGTGGAGCCGCTTGATACGATGTATATTGTAAACATGTGTCAATATTCATGTCACTGGTTACGGGAGCATTGCGCATCAACCGGAATCGCAAACTAGATTCACTTTGATCGAAGCGCTGAATTTTGGTGCATTGTCGATTTAGACAGTACTGCATATATATTACATCTTATACATATGTGTGTGTAAAAGACCCAAAGATGGTGAGCCACTACTGTCATATGGGTTTTGGCCAAGCTTCTCCTCTCGGTCCATTAGGTCCGCTTCGCGGCATACCGCCTATCTCAGGCTCGTCTAGGGTAAGAgagatgatctgcatcagctGTTTTCCTTGAGACGGTTTGAAATCCATTGGGACTCCCGTCCCCCTTCTTGAGGGGTGAGCGCACCCACAAGCACCGAAAGGACGACGATTGGCATGGATGAGACTTACCGACATCCAAAGCGCCCAATTCTTCCGCATGagccgcctcttcctcttcttcctgctgCCGCCTAATCgcatcttgttcttcctcgtccgtGTCGTCTCGGTTATTttcggcatcatcatcgtaatACCTAAACAGCAGTCGTAAGATAAATCAGCATTCTTGTCTATCAATAAAGAGGGATGAATACAGTGTATAAAAATGGGTGATTATTCTGCAACACGTGAAGCAAGGACTCACCTATCTTCCCTCTCGTTCATAGGATATGGCCCGAACGGATTATCTCCTTTCGCCCCGCCCCGCcgacgagatgaagatccagatccggAACCGGAGGCAGCAGAATCGCTAACGTTCATATctttcatcaatctctcTAATTGCGCTTTCTTATCTGCTTCTGTCTTTGCTGCTCTCTCTGAAGCCAGTCGTTCTAATTCTGGTTTGTAGTCCCTAAAGCATAGCGACAAAACACAAATAATCAGCTTTCTACCTTCTCAAATATCACTAAGTCAATTCTCGTGGCTGATGAATCCAGACATTCACATTCAAGCCACAATGCCGATCATTAGTTGAGCTTCAAGGTCACTCACGTCTCATACTCCTTTCTGGCCTCTTCTACCGCATCAAAGAAATCCTTCATCCCTTCTCCCGTCATAGCGCTGACTCCCACGGCTCTGAGGTTGTTGTAAAATTCCTCCAAGACGAGACacatcgagctcatcagACTGTTCATATAGTTGCTTTCACCATATTCGTTTCGCCCAGAATCGTTGAGAGCAGCTTGATACGCTTCGAAATCCTTCATCCAATCCACGGCGAACTCATGCGGTTGGATATCCGTCTTGTTGAATACTATGATGAATGGTAATCGAGTTTTGTAAAGTATCCTATGTCCACCTCACAATGGTTAGTCCGTTTCATTTGTTTTTGACCTGTGACAGTAAACGGCAGATGGGATAAGCACGAAAGAGATAGCACTCACGAACAAGCATACAGCATATTACTCATGAAAGTTGCTGGAGCTGTCGTCCGCGGTGTATCGACTACGTAAGCGACCACGGTCGGCAAGGACGAGGCGATAGCGTCCGTTATTATGGCTCCTGACGCTGACCAGGTGAAGATTTCGATTTGACCAGGGGTGTCAACTAGTATATAGCTAAATGATGGTAATGGTCATCAGCGATATGACTCCACATATGTAGTGGTAAGGTACTAGCGATGCAAGCGGCAAGACTGACTCAACATCCTCTGCTCGTTTCTCGACATATCCCAAAACTTGATCAAATTTCGTTGTGAACAGATTCAATGCCGTCAAGATACCACCATTAGGACCTAAATTATACCTTTGCATGATACATCAGCTGCAGATCCTTGCGGACGATTCAGACTTCCCAAATGAGCGGGAATAATTCCAACATACTGCTTCATTACTTCCTTGTAATCGACTGTATCTCGAATATCGATATTTGCAGAATACGGCATATGCGAGACTGCCGGATCCAGATTCAGTATATAGGGCGGAGTACTCTTGGAATGTAAGTGCGAGTTGAGCCTTTGCATGAACGTAGTCTTGCCCTGTAGAAGTGAAATTACGAGGTCAGTCAGAGTGACTCGCGCGAAGGTGGAGCGACGAGAAGCACGTACCGAGCCTGCCATACCTATACAAATAATGACGACGGGCTgtttcttgcttccttcggcagcagaagcaggagcTGGAGCAGTCGAAGGACCAGCCTCCGAAGCGGGGGGTTGTGTACTTTCAGCCATTATGTCTTGAATCTAGGGTTGATGGAATTCCAGTTTATCATCAATGAGAGATATCCATGTAGTCGTCTTGATTTGATAGTCTTGAACTTTTGAAGCGTTGGACGAAGCGAAAGCAGACATTAGGTAATGGGTTGTGCGagtgagatggagatgagcgagatgtCCGCATGTCAACAAATCCTTGTTTGCCACACGAGAATCATTTTCCGCATTTCACCGTTTACAGTGCGGGAGCAAAATCTTGTACCCCCTTTTATTGTGTGCATGGTGGGTCGGTTTCATATTCTAGGCCCATGCGTTCCCGTATTACAAACCAACCCAATACGACTGTACGCCTGAATACAATCAAATTGTAATGGGATTAAGGATTACAACGCATCACGCGAGTTTACGATATCTTGCCCGTCTAAGTAAATAATAATAATACACCGCCGTTCATAGCATAGCTCCTAAACGATTAATTgaatggattggatggatgcaatcaaatcaatatcaatcaaccTAATCGACCTCATCCatcacaacaacaactcGTATCAAATCAACAGCCATCATCGACCTCGGCACATCAAGCGACAGACTCGGTGCTATTGCCCGTCGACGCGAGGATTTCTCAAGCATAGGATCGAAGGACAGCTCAAGCCGCATTTAAATTGAGTCTTACTTGGTTCACCGATATCAACATAGagacgaggaaagaagcGTTCCCAGCTCGTCGACAACTTCCTTATCAAGGTGTGTCTTGGTTCATTATCGCCTATACTGCTCCCTCAGTCGGTCAATACGTCTCTGCTCGCGACTGTGGTTCTTTGGGTCGTGTGAAAGCTGTTCGACTTGCCATAACAAGCCACCTTCTCACACCGGTTAccatttcccttttcctGTTCATCTCGTGTCCCACTCAATGAATGGTCACCCCGAACACCTCTGATCGACCTTGTTCAAGCCGTTGAAGTAACCCTGCCGTGCTCGACACGGATGCCTGATGCGCCGGTAGAGGCTGTGGGGTGATTCCATTTGTCATTTTGCGCTTGGATATCAGTGGCGTTTATTTACccgttctcgttctcgttttCGTTTCATGTGCTCCGTCTTCCCGCGATGCGATCCTGCGAATTGGAGTTCACCTATCACATTCGCctctctgtctcttgaaTGAATATTGGAATGTCCTCTTGCTCGAACCTCGCCTGACCAAACCGCATGCGGCTGTTTTTGTTGGTTTGCACACGCGTGCAAGATCAAATAGCTGACCTGTATCATATCCACCAGTCAAGCAGCCTCCCCAAGTCCCGATAGTTCACCATGCAAACAATCAAATGTGTCGTCGTCGGTGATGGTGCCGTCGGAAAGTGAGTATCGGTGAAAGCCGGATTCCTCAGTACGACGTCGCTGATTGCGCAACCATGTAACCCTTCTATCAGGACATGCCTGTTGATTTCCTACACCACCAACAAGTTCCCTTCCGAATACGTACCAACCGTTTTCGATAACTGTGAGTGCTATCTTGAATGCAATTCTTAAGGATGTTCCAGCTGACAAAATACGGGCGGAATACAGATGCCGTGACAGTAATGATAGGAGATGATCCGTATACTTTGGGTTTATTCGATACGGCCGGACAAGAAGATTACGACAGATTGAGACCATTATCCTACCCGCAAACCGacgtcttcctcgtctgtTTCTCCGTCACATCACCAGCGTCATTTGAGAACGTCAAGGAGAAGTGGTTCCCAGAGGTACACCACCATTGTCCCGGTGTACCCTGTCTGATCGTTGGTACCCAAGTCGATCTGCGAGAGGACCAAAATCACTTGGAGAAGCTCCAAAGACAGAAGCAAAGACCCATCACCACTGAACAAGGAGAGAGGCTCGCAAGGGAATTAGGAGCTGTGAAATACGTTGAGTGTTCAGCATTGACTCAACGAGGTCTGAAGAATGTCttcgatgaggtgagtctggatGCAAGATCAAATTCATACGATTGGGGTCATCTGCTGAATCACGTATTTCTGCACCACAACTCAGGCCATCGTCGCTGCACTAGAACCTCcggtgacgaagaagaagtccaagtGTGT
Protein-coding regions in this window:
- a CDS encoding cell division control protein 42; this encodes MQTIKCVVVGDGAVGKTCLLISYTTNKFPSEYVPTVFDNYAVTVMIGDDPYTLGLFDTAGQEDYDRLRPLSYPQTDVFLVCFSVTSPASFENVKEKWFPEVHHHCPGVPCLIVGTQVDLREDQNHLEKLQRQKQRPITTEQGERLARELGAVKYVECSALTQRGLKNVFDEAIVAALEPPVTKKKSKCVIL